The Alphaproteobacteria bacterium sequence ATTCGGAGCAAAAATGCCGGCGTGGACAAGATAACCTTTGACGTGATTTTCCAAGACAAGGCGGCGTACGACGTCGTTCGCCGCAGTCGAGTCCTATCTCGCGAGGCCGTCTGCAAGATCTATGGCATATCGGATTCGCGCATCAGCGATCACGTCGAATTCGAGCCCGGGCTTGCAATCAAATTTACCATCTATCGAAAGGCGCCGAG is a genomic window containing:
- a CDS encoding DUF4387 family protein, producing MIDAGVRVRPLVSLAKTIRSKNAGVDKITFDVIFQDKAAYDVVRRSRVLSREAVCKIYGISDSRISDHVEFEPGLAIKFTIYRKAP